A region of Natribaculum luteum DNA encodes the following proteins:
- the ribB gene encoding 3,4-dihydroxy-2-butanone-4-phosphate synthase: protein MSGRSTGVAAFDRALEALAAGEPVLVHDAADREGETDLIYHAGAVTPDAVARLRNDAGGLICVALGHDVAEAFDLPFYTEEVDHPATGDHDLGYDERSSFSLTVNHRETYTGITDNDRSRTIRELADAATTPAETEFAAEFRVPGHVHILKGAPDLLTQRRGHTELGLALAEAADLPPAVVVCEMLDDETGEALSPGAAHAYADRHDLTYLEGADVLDRLG from the coding sequence ATGAGCGGCCGATCGACCGGCGTCGCGGCGTTCGACCGCGCGCTCGAGGCACTCGCGGCCGGCGAACCGGTTCTCGTCCACGACGCGGCCGACCGCGAGGGCGAGACGGACCTGATCTACCACGCGGGTGCGGTCACGCCCGACGCCGTCGCCCGCCTGCGAAACGACGCCGGTGGCCTGATCTGCGTCGCGCTCGGCCACGACGTCGCCGAGGCGTTCGACCTGCCGTTCTACACGGAGGAGGTCGACCACCCCGCGACGGGCGACCACGACCTCGGCTACGACGAACGGTCGTCGTTCTCGCTGACCGTCAACCACCGTGAGACGTACACCGGGATCACCGACAACGATCGCTCGCGGACGATCCGCGAACTCGCCGACGCCGCCACGACGCCCGCGGAGACGGAGTTCGCCGCGGAGTTTCGCGTCCCCGGGCACGTCCACATCCTGAAGGGCGCACCGGACCTGCTCACCCAGCGCCGTGGCCACACCGAACTCGGCCTCGCTCTCGCCGAGGCGGCCGACCTCCCGCCGGCCGTCGTCGTCTGCGAGATGCTCGACGACGAGACCGGCGAGGCGCTCTCTCCCGGCGCCGCTCACGCCTACGCCGACCGACACGACCTCACTTACCTCGAGGGCGCGGACGTTCTCGACCGCCTGGGCTGA
- the glpB gene encoding glycerol-3-phosphate dehydrogenase subunit GlpB yields the protein MAIEDDVLVIGGGLAGVTAALSAAERDVRVRLLTYKQSTLRHASGLIDVLGYTPDGEGPLVDPFDALSDLPTGHPYERVGPDAVREALLYFDAVVGDAYEGRHTDANALVPTSGGTVKPTARYPASVAAGLASDPRDALLVGFETLPDVDAPLSAAHLRAVGVPFEVRGVTLSFPGVGRDDAKVTRYAHLLDRDEPVDTGVGDAPARAALAEAVRPHLEDEPRVGFPPILGDAHHDAVRTDLEERLGVDVFEMPSGPPSLPGMRLEEVLYDALEDAGVRVTTGVPVVDYEADAGGDRIDHVLVDRKGREVPYRATSYVLATGGLVGKGIESTREAVSEPIFGCQVAHPPDRYDWFEDDAFADHPFARFGVAVDRKLRPLAVDDEPEFTNLRAAGAVLGGYDFAAEKSGSGVSLSTGYVAGRLAGDAATDSNELETTEVNS from the coding sequence ATGGCCATCGAGGACGACGTCCTCGTGATCGGTGGCGGGCTCGCTGGCGTCACGGCGGCGCTCTCGGCAGCCGAACGCGACGTTCGGGTTCGCCTGCTCACGTACAAGCAGAGCACGCTCCGCCACGCGAGCGGGCTGATCGACGTTCTCGGATATACACCCGACGGGGAGGGGCCGCTCGTCGATCCGTTCGACGCGCTTTCCGACCTGCCGACCGGCCACCCCTACGAGCGCGTCGGGCCGGACGCGGTGCGGGAGGCACTGCTCTACTTCGATGCCGTCGTCGGCGACGCCTACGAGGGCAGACACACGGACGCGAACGCACTCGTCCCGACCAGCGGCGGGACCGTCAAGCCCACGGCGCGCTACCCGGCGAGCGTCGCCGCGGGGCTGGCGAGCGACCCTCGAGACGCGCTGCTCGTCGGCTTCGAGACGCTGCCCGACGTCGACGCACCGCTGTCGGCGGCCCACCTCCGCGCGGTGGGCGTCCCCTTCGAGGTTCGCGGCGTGACGCTGTCGTTTCCCGGCGTCGGCCGCGACGACGCGAAGGTTACGCGCTATGCTCACCTCCTCGATCGGGACGAACCCGTCGACACCGGGGTCGGCGACGCGCCAGCACGGGCGGCACTCGCAGAGGCCGTCCGGCCACACCTCGAGGACGAGCCCCGCGTCGGCTTCCCGCCGATCCTCGGCGACGCACACCACGACGCGGTCAGAACGGACCTCGAAGAACGACTCGGCGTCGACGTCTTCGAGATGCCATCGGGACCGCCGAGTCTTCCGGGCATGCGACTCGAGGAGGTGCTCTACGACGCGCTCGAGGACGCCGGCGTACGGGTGACGACCGGCGTACCAGTAGTCGACTACGAGGCGGATGCGGGCGGCGACCGGATCGACCACGTCCTGGTCGATCGCAAAGGACGGGAGGTTCCCTACCGCGCGACGTCGTACGTGCTCGCGACGGGCGGCCTGGTCGGGAAAGGCATCGAGTCCACGCGCGAAGCGGTGTCCGAGCCGATTTTCGGCTGTCAGGTGGCCCATCCGCCGGACCGCTACGACTGGTTCGAAGACGACGCCTTCGCCGATCACCCGTTCGCCCGCTTCGGCGTCGCGGTCGATCGGAAGCTGCGGCCGCTCGCCGTCGACGACGAACCGGAGTTTACGAACCTGCGGGCGGCCGGCGCGGTGCTCGGGGGGTACGACTTCGCCGCCGAGAAGTCCGGAAGCGGCGTCTCGCTCTCGACGGGATACGTCGCGGGCCGGCTCGCCGGCGACGCGGCAACCGATTCGAACGAACTCGAGACGACCGAGGTGAACTCATGA
- a CDS encoding CTP-dependent riboflavin kinase yields the protein MSVTATSAVGYDELAVLKLLALDGGLSGDLKISCSALADRLDVSNQTASRRLQRLESADLLERDTVSDGQWVAVTEDGERALRAEYEDYRRIFETDAEVELEGTVTGGMGEGRHYISLPGYKRQFEDRLGYEPFPGTLNVDLLGESIRRRSAVDSLEPIPIDGWEDEERTYGPAVCQPATIETDDGETYDRAHTIAPERTHHDDDQLEIIAPDRLRDELDLTDGDHVTIYVGDN from the coding sequence ATGTCAGTGACAGCGACGTCGGCCGTCGGGTACGACGAACTCGCCGTGCTCAAGTTACTCGCACTCGACGGCGGGCTCTCGGGCGACCTCAAAATTTCCTGTTCTGCGCTCGCAGATCGTCTCGACGTGTCGAATCAGACCGCCTCGAGACGGCTCCAGCGACTCGAGAGCGCTGATTTGCTCGAGCGCGACACGGTCAGCGACGGACAGTGGGTCGCCGTCACGGAAGACGGTGAGCGCGCGCTGCGAGCCGAGTACGAAGACTACCGGCGCATCTTCGAGACCGACGCCGAGGTCGAACTCGAGGGAACCGTCACCGGCGGGATGGGCGAGGGTCGACACTACATCTCGCTGCCGGGGTACAAACGCCAGTTCGAAGACCGCCTCGGGTACGAGCCGTTCCCCGGAACGCTCAACGTCGACCTCCTGGGGGAGAGCATCCGTCGTCGCAGCGCCGTCGACTCGCTCGAGCCGATCCCGATCGACGGCTGGGAAGACGAGGAGCGAACCTACGGCCCCGCCGTCTGTCAGCCGGCGACGATCGAAACCGACGACGGGGAGACCTACGACCGGGCACACACGATCGCCCCGGAGCGAACGCACCACGACGACGACCAGCTCGAGATCATCGCACCGGACAGACTGCGAGACGAACTCGACCTCACGGACGGCGACCACGTTACCATCTATGTCGGAGACAACTGA
- the glpA gene encoding anaerobic glycerol-3-phosphate dehydrogenase subunit GlpA: protein MGRDTEVLVLGGGSTGCGVARDLATRGLEVTLVERGNLTHGTTGRMHGLLHSGGRYAVSDQASARECIAENRVLREIAGHCVEETGGLFVKRPEDPDDYFGEKLRGCRECDIPARVLSGREAREVEPYLAADVERAIEVPDGAVDPFRLCVANARDAVDHGARIETHAEVVDVLRDGDDVYGVEVRHDSGPGTRTHRRPGTTEEITADYVVNATGAWAGQVGAMANLEVEVRPSKGVMTIMNVRQVDTVINRCRPKGDADIVVPHETTAILGTTDEEVSDPDDYPEEQWEVDQMIDTLSELVPILREARTIRSFWGVRPLYEPPGTGTVDPTDITRDFFLLDHDERDGVSGMATIVGGKFTTYRLMAEEIADHVCAELGVRASCSTADEPLPGSENPAVLEEAMGDFGLRSPIARRSKKRLGSRSREVLETDEPNPVVCACEGVTRAEIQDAITQSGSDLNAVRIRTRASMGNCQGGFCAHAMAHELHPAYDEPVVRTALDELFQERWKGERHALWGEQLSQAMLTYVLHATTMNRDRDPATTDSPIEFDAFDGGSRSASEPRTGGAGTRGGKR from the coding sequence ATGGGACGTGACACCGAGGTCCTCGTGCTCGGCGGTGGGTCTACGGGCTGTGGCGTCGCCCGCGACCTGGCGACCCGCGGCCTCGAGGTGACGCTCGTAGAACGGGGCAACCTCACCCACGGAACCACCGGCCGGATGCACGGACTGCTCCACAGCGGGGGACGGTACGCCGTCTCCGACCAGGCCAGCGCGAGAGAGTGCATCGCCGAGAACCGCGTGCTTCGAGAAATCGCCGGCCACTGCGTCGAGGAGACCGGGGGGCTGTTCGTCAAGCGCCCGGAAGATCCCGACGACTACTTCGGCGAGAAACTGCGTGGCTGTCGCGAGTGTGACATCCCCGCTCGCGTCCTCTCGGGGCGCGAAGCGCGCGAGGTCGAACCCTATCTCGCCGCGGACGTCGAACGCGCGATCGAGGTCCCCGACGGAGCTGTCGACCCGTTTCGGCTCTGCGTCGCGAACGCCCGCGATGCGGTGGACCACGGCGCGCGCATCGAGACTCACGCGGAGGTTGTCGACGTCCTCCGCGACGGCGACGACGTCTACGGCGTCGAGGTGCGCCACGACTCCGGGCCGGGGACGCGAACGCACCGGAGACCTGGGACGACCGAGGAGATCACCGCCGACTACGTCGTCAACGCGACGGGCGCGTGGGCCGGCCAGGTCGGCGCGATGGCAAACCTCGAGGTCGAAGTCCGTCCCTCGAAGGGCGTGATGACGATCATGAACGTCCGACAGGTCGATACCGTGATCAACCGCTGTCGGCCGAAAGGCGACGCCGACATCGTCGTTCCACACGAGACGACGGCCATCCTCGGGACGACCGACGAGGAGGTCTCGGATCCCGACGACTACCCCGAAGAACAGTGGGAGGTCGACCAGATGATCGACACGCTCTCGGAACTCGTCCCGATCCTGCGGGAGGCACGGACGATCCGCTCGTTCTGGGGCGTCCGTCCACTCTACGAACCCCCGGGAACTGGGACGGTCGATCCGACCGACATCACGCGCGACTTCTTCCTGCTCGACCACGACGAGCGCGACGGCGTCTCGGGAATGGCAACGATCGTCGGCGGGAAGTTCACGACCTACCGACTGATGGCCGAGGAGATCGCCGACCACGTCTGTGCCGAACTCGGCGTCCGGGCGTCGTGTTCGACCGCCGACGAACCGCTGCCGGGCAGCGAGAACCCCGCTGTCCTCGAGGAGGCGATGGGCGACTTCGGGCTCCGGTCGCCGATCGCCCGCCGGAGCAAAAAGCGACTGGGAAGCCGCTCGCGCGAGGTGCTCGAGACGGACGAGCCGAACCCGGTCGTCTGCGCCTGCGAGGGCGTGACGCGCGCGGAGATCCAGGACGCGATCACCCAGTCGGGATCGGATCTCAACGCCGTCCGCATCCGCACGCGGGCGTCGATGGGCAACTGCCAGGGCGGCTTCTGTGCGCACGCAATGGCCCACGAACTCCACCCGGCGTACGACGAACCGGTCGTTCGGACGGCACTCGACGAACTGTTTCAGGAGCGCTGGAAAGGCGAACGCCACGCCCTCTGGGGAGAACAGCTCTCGCAAGCGATGCTCACGTACGTGCTGCACGCGACGACGATGAACCGCGACCGCGACCCGGCGACGACCGACTCCCCGATCGAGTTCGACGCGTTCGACGGCGGGTCCCGATCGGCGTCGGAACCGCGTACTGGTGGCGCCGGGACTCGAGGAGGGAAGCGTTGA
- the twy1 gene encoding 4-demethylwyosine synthase TYW1, protein MSDSADPGSDDGGPMQVSSPDYHSENHTAAQTCGWTANALRGEGKCYKNIWYGIESHRCIQMTPVVRCNERCVFCWRDHNGHAYELDGVEWDDPEAVVDASIDLQKKLLSGFGGNDEVPREVFEEAMEPRHVAISLDGEPSLYPYLPELIEAFHDRDITTFLVSNGTRPDVLRECDPTQLYVSVDAPERHTFDRVVKAMEDDAWEHLVETMDVLAEKDETRTVLRTTLVDGENMHSPDWYAAFYQRADPDFVELKAYMHVGHSRGRLDRSSMPDHEDVVAFAEAVGEHMPEHTELKEVPASRVALLSKTSDTWVPKLKKDSEFWARDRVTSD, encoded by the coding sequence ATGAGCGATTCCGCCGACCCTGGAAGCGACGACGGCGGGCCGATGCAGGTCTCGAGTCCGGACTACCACAGCGAGAACCACACGGCGGCCCAGACCTGCGGATGGACCGCGAACGCCCTGCGCGGCGAGGGAAAGTGCTACAAGAACATCTGGTATGGCATCGAGTCTCACCGTTGTATCCAGATGACGCCGGTCGTCCGGTGTAACGAGCGCTGTGTCTTCTGCTGGCGCGACCACAACGGCCACGCCTACGAACTGGATGGTGTCGAGTGGGACGACCCCGAGGCGGTCGTCGACGCCTCGATCGACCTCCAGAAGAAACTGCTGTCGGGCTTTGGCGGCAACGACGAGGTCCCCCGCGAGGTCTTCGAGGAGGCGATGGAACCCCGCCACGTCGCCATCAGCCTCGACGGCGAGCCGTCGCTGTACCCCTACCTGCCCGAACTGATCGAGGCGTTCCACGACCGGGACATCACCACGTTCCTCGTCTCGAACGGCACCCGTCCCGACGTACTCCGTGAGTGTGACCCGACCCAGCTGTACGTCAGCGTCGACGCGCCCGAACGCCACACGTTCGATCGGGTCGTCAAGGCCATGGAGGACGACGCCTGGGAGCACCTCGTCGAGACGATGGACGTCCTCGCCGAGAAAGACGAGACCCGAACGGTGCTGCGAACCACGCTCGTCGACGGCGAGAACATGCACAGCCCCGACTGGTACGCCGCCTTCTACCAGCGGGCCGACCCCGACTTCGTCGAACTCAAAGCCTACATGCACGTCGGCCACTCGCGGGGACGACTCGACCGCTCGTCGATGCCAGACCACGAGGACGTCGTCGCGTTCGCCGAGGCCGTCGGCGAGCACATGCCCGAGCACACCGAACTCAAGGAGGTTCCCGCCTCTCGCGTGGCGCTGCTCTCGAAGACGAGCGACACCTGGGTACCGAAACTGAAGAAAGACAGCGAGTTCTGGGCTCGAGATCGCGTCACGAGCGACTGA
- the glpK gene encoding glycerol kinase GlpK codes for MTDTSYVGAIDQGTTGTRFMIFDHGGQVVSSAYERHEQHYPEPGWVEHDPVELWENTKTVVTTALEDGDVDPSQLEAIGVTNQRETTVLWDRDSGKPVYDAIVWQDRRTADRIEQLEDDGLAETIREKTGLQPDAYFSATKIEWLLENADPIKLERTRPEDVRDRAEAGELCFGTIDSWLIYNLTGEHVTEVTNASRTMLYDIRDCEWDDDLLAEFSVPRAILPEVRPSSDDATYGSTDPDGFLGAEVPVAGALGDQQAALFGQTCFDPGDAKNTYGTGSFFLMNTGDEPVASEHGLLTTIGFQRSGDPVQYALEGSIFVTGAAIEWLEDVSLIDDPGETATLARSVDSTDGVYVVPAFTGLGAPHWDQRARGTIVGMTRGTRREHLVRATLESIAYQTRDVAEAMEADAGIEMRSLKVDGGAVKNNFLCQLQADVVGTEIVRPVVDETTALGSAYAAGLAVGYWDDLEELRENWRVDRQFSPEMDRERADAKYDRWGDALECARGWTTDGE; via the coding sequence GTGACAGACACAAGTTACGTCGGTGCGATCGACCAGGGAACGACCGGCACTCGCTTCATGATCTTCGACCACGGCGGACAGGTCGTCTCGAGTGCCTACGAGCGACACGAACAGCACTACCCCGAACCCGGCTGGGTCGAACACGACCCCGTCGAACTCTGGGAGAACACGAAGACCGTCGTCACGACCGCACTCGAGGACGGCGATGTCGATCCCTCCCAGCTCGAGGCGATCGGCGTTACGAACCAGCGCGAGACGACCGTGTTGTGGGATCGCGACTCCGGCAAGCCAGTCTACGACGCCATCGTCTGGCAGGATCGGCGCACGGCCGACCGGATCGAGCAACTCGAGGACGACGGCCTCGCGGAGACGATCCGTGAAAAGACGGGTCTCCAGCCCGACGCCTACTTCTCGGCGACGAAAATCGAGTGGCTCCTCGAGAACGCGGACCCGATCAAACTCGAGCGCACGCGCCCAGAAGACGTCCGCGACCGCGCCGAGGCGGGCGAGCTGTGTTTCGGAACGATCGACAGCTGGCTGATCTACAACCTCACCGGCGAACACGTCACCGAGGTCACGAACGCCTCGCGGACGATGCTGTACGACATCCGCGACTGCGAATGGGACGACGACCTGCTCGCGGAGTTTTCGGTTCCGCGCGCGATCCTCCCGGAGGTCCGTCCCTCGAGCGACGACGCAACCTACGGCTCGACCGACCCGGACGGCTTCCTCGGGGCCGAGGTCCCCGTCGCGGGGGCGCTTGGCGACCAGCAGGCCGCGCTGTTTGGCCAGACCTGCTTCGATCCCGGCGACGCCAAGAACACCTACGGGACGGGCTCGTTTTTCCTGATGAACACCGGCGACGAACCCGTCGCAAGCGAGCACGGCCTGCTGACGACGATCGGCTTCCAGCGCTCCGGCGACCCCGTCCAGTACGCACTCGAGGGCTCTATCTTCGTCACCGGCGCGGCGATCGAGTGGCTCGAGGACGTTTCGCTGATCGACGACCCCGGCGAGACGGCGACGCTGGCCCGGAGCGTCGACTCGACCGACGGTGTCTACGTCGTCCCCGCGTTCACCGGCCTCGGCGCACCCCACTGGGACCAGCGCGCCCGCGGCACGATCGTCGGGATGACTCGCGGCACCCGACGGGAACACCTCGTGCGCGCGACCCTCGAGTCGATCGCCTACCAGACCCGCGACGTTGCCGAGGCGATGGAAGCGGACGCGGGGATCGAGATGCGGTCGCTGAAAGTCGACGGCGGCGCGGTCAAGAACAACTTCCTCTGTCAGCTCCAGGCGGACGTCGTCGGCACGGAGATCGTTCGACCCGTCGTCGACGAGACGACCGCCCTCGGCTCCGCGTACGCTGCCGGTCTCGCCGTCGGCTACTGGGACGACCTCGAGGAACTGCGCGAGAACTGGCGGGTCGACCGGCAGTTTTCTCCCGAGATGGATCGGGAGCGAGCGGACGCGAAGTACGACCGGTGGGGGGACGCACTCGAGTGCGCTCGCGGGTGGACGACCGACGGCGAGTAG
- a CDS encoding DUF502 domain-containing protein has product MTSWKRDFASGLVVIGPILITLYVIYWLYGIIAGITPGLILNADSLEPLIEGENTREQVAQLLRVIVTLTVFVILSLSVGYLMRTTVGGLFERIVDDIANRVPGLRVVYNASKMAAETALGEQESLQKPVKIETWQGLRMTAFKTGKTTPDGREVLFLPTSPNITTGYVVEVEPDQITELDEDVEDALTRVLSAGFGDAERERSMDAGIPIDVVDERTVGKSDDDD; this is encoded by the coding sequence ATGACCTCGTGGAAGCGGGACTTCGCGAGCGGGCTCGTCGTCATCGGCCCGATCCTCATTACGCTCTACGTCATCTACTGGCTCTACGGCATTATCGCCGGGATTACGCCGGGGCTTATCCTGAACGCGGACTCGCTCGAGCCGCTAATCGAAGGTGAAAATACACGCGAGCAGGTCGCACAGTTACTCCGCGTCATCGTCACGCTGACGGTCTTCGTCATTCTCTCGCTGTCGGTCGGCTACCTCATGCGGACGACGGTCGGCGGACTCTTCGAACGGATCGTCGACGACATCGCCAATCGCGTTCCTGGATTGCGAGTCGTCTACAACGCCTCGAAGATGGCCGCCGAGACCGCTCTCGGCGAGCAGGAGTCGTTACAGAAACCCGTCAAGATCGAAACCTGGCAGGGGCTTCGCATGACCGCGTTCAAGACGGGGAAGACAACCCCCGACGGCCGCGAAGTCCTCTTCTTGCCGACGTCGCCGAACATCACGACGGGCTACGTCGTCGAGGTCGAACCCGACCAGATCACCGAACTCGACGAGGACGTCGAGGACGCGTTGACTCGCGTCCTCAGCGCCGGCTTCGGCGACGCGGAACGCGAGCGAAGCATGGACGCCGGCATTCCCATCGACGTGGTCGACGAACGCACGGTCGGCAAGAGCGACGACGACGATTGA
- a CDS encoding phosphoglycolate phosphatase: MADDPPLVLDIDGTLTRPDRWGIDPRVFDPIREWDAPIVLATGKAFPYPVALCHFVGIPELVVAENGGVVYTGDDVFVNADREAAQAVVDAYEAAGHSLGWGPEDTVNRWRETEIAVEISQPEQPLREIAVEYGLEVVDTGYAFHVKDPSVSKGDGVRTVADAVGIDLEEAVAVGDSENDVSTFAVVGRSFAVANADAAAKEAADVVLEDAHADGTLSVLERVRGDA, from the coding sequence ATGGCCGACGACCCGCCACTGGTCCTCGACATCGACGGTACGCTGACTCGTCCCGACAGGTGGGGGATCGACCCCCGCGTCTTCGATCCGATCCGCGAGTGGGACGCCCCGATCGTCCTCGCGACGGGGAAGGCGTTCCCCTACCCGGTCGCCCTCTGCCATTTCGTCGGGATTCCGGAACTCGTCGTCGCCGAGAACGGCGGCGTGGTTTACACCGGCGACGACGTCTTCGTCAACGCCGACCGCGAGGCCGCCCAGGCCGTCGTCGACGCCTACGAGGCGGCGGGCCACTCGCTCGGCTGGGGGCCCGAGGACACCGTCAACCGCTGGCGCGAGACCGAGATCGCCGTCGAGATCAGTCAACCCGAGCAGCCGCTTCGCGAGATCGCCGTCGAGTACGGCCTCGAGGTCGTCGACACCGGCTACGCGTTCCACGTCAAGGACCCGTCGGTGAGCAAAGGCGACGGCGTTCGGACGGTCGCCGACGCGGTCGGCATCGACCTCGAGGAGGCGGTCGCCGTCGGCGACTCCGAGAACGACGTCTCGACGTTCGCGGTCGTCGGCCGGAGTTTCGCCGTCGCGAACGCCGACGCGGCGGCGAAGGAGGCGGCAGACGTGGTTCTCGAGGACGCCCACGCCGACGGCACGCTGTCGGTACTCGAACGAGTTCGCGGCGACGCGTGA
- a CDS encoding branched-chain amino acid transaminase has product MSFDEMDVDTIWMDGEFVDWDDAQVHVLTHGLHYGTGIFEGARCYDTEEGPALFRWDEHLERFYHSAKPYEMDIGHDAEELTEATIELIQRQDLTSCYIRPVAFYGYNSLGVSPKDCPTRTAIAVWPWGAYLGEEALENGIDVMISSWRKHSSSQIPTNAKTTGLYVNSMLAGEEARRNGYAEAIVLNKEGHVAEGPGENVFLVRDGEIYTPALSESILDGITRDTVIELARDLGYTVHDNVSISRGELNTADELFFTGSAAEVTPIRKVDNVVVGDGSRGPITEEIQSRFFEIVERRTDEYDEWFTYV; this is encoded by the coding sequence ATGAGCTTCGACGAGATGGATGTCGATACGATCTGGATGGACGGCGAGTTCGTCGACTGGGACGACGCGCAGGTCCACGTCCTCACGCACGGCCTCCACTACGGAACCGGGATTTTCGAGGGAGCACGCTGTTACGACACCGAAGAGGGCCCCGCGCTGTTCCGGTGGGACGAACACCTAGAACGGTTCTACCACTCCGCAAAGCCCTACGAGATGGACATCGGCCACGACGCCGAGGAACTCACCGAGGCGACGATCGAACTCATCCAGCGACAGGATCTCACGTCCTGTTACATCCGGCCGGTCGCGTTCTACGGCTACAACAGCCTCGGCGTGAGTCCCAAGGACTGTCCCACTCGCACCGCGATCGCCGTCTGGCCGTGGGGGGCGTATCTCGGCGAAGAGGCACTCGAGAACGGCATCGACGTGATGATCTCCTCGTGGCGAAAGCACTCCTCGAGCCAGATCCCGACGAACGCGAAGACGACCGGTCTGTACGTCAACAGCATGCTCGCCGGCGAGGAAGCGCGTCGCAACGGCTACGCGGAGGCGATCGTCCTCAACAAGGAAGGCCACGTCGCCGAAGGGCCTGGCGAGAACGTCTTCCTCGTTCGCGACGGCGAAATCTACACGCCGGCCCTCTCGGAGTCGATCCTCGACGGCATCACCCGCGACACCGTCATCGAACTCGCGCGCGATCTCGGCTACACCGTCCACGACAACGTCTCGATCTCGCGGGGCGAGCTCAACACCGCCGACGAACTCTTCTTTACGGGCTCTGCGGCCGAAGTGACACCGATCCGCAAGGTCGACAACGTGGTCGTCGGCGACGGCTCTCGCGGCCCGATCACCGAGGAGATCCAGTCGCGGTTCTTCGAGATCGTCGAGCGGCGGACCGACGAGTACGACGAGTGGTTCACGTACGTCTAG
- a CDS encoding anaerobic glycerol-3-phosphate dehydrogenase subunit C → MSDSQRQTDEVQSTTDDHATAEETFEPIQVFPEAEEMDLRPGADDCYKCSTCDTNCPVAEVDDEFPGPKFQGPEQWRLKRRDDHDVDPSVMKCSNCMRCDHACPSEVPLSQMHNTARGEYVDEQMSAFSREYLRNRLLSNYGRLARFASAVPRLTNFVAGLSVTTWFNERVLGITSERAFPAFATETFREWWRDRGGAAASRERARTAQAERGEDAATDEKRVAYFHGDYANYNTPDVGKALVRVFEQFGYEVVVPDQRCSGTPMFANGMLSDARRAAQFNVETFRELVEEGYDVVCSCTSCSMALRQEYPELFDFEGTETVATNTYDAVEYLRIHEDLEGELAETDGVDGPDLAYHAPCHARNQGLDGQALEVIDAIDGVEAHDVGDSCSGISGTYGWKSEHYETSMKIGEEMFEHMEQADAETGLTECPTCAMQMEHGTGYEIRHPLEVLEATLLTDDRTEH, encoded by the coding sequence ATGAGCGATTCCCAACGACAGACAGACGAGGTTCAGTCGACGACAGACGATCACGCGACAGCAGAGGAGACGTTCGAGCCGATCCAGGTGTTCCCGGAGGCCGAGGAGATGGACCTGCGACCGGGGGCGGACGACTGCTACAAGTGCTCGACCTGCGACACCAACTGTCCGGTCGCCGAGGTCGACGACGAGTTTCCCGGACCGAAGTTCCAGGGGCCAGAGCAGTGGCGACTCAAGCGGCGGGACGACCACGACGTCGATCCGTCGGTGATGAAGTGCTCGAACTGCATGCGCTGTGACCACGCCTGCCCCTCGGAGGTGCCACTCTCGCAGATGCACAACACGGCACGGGGGGAGTACGTCGACGAGCAGATGAGCGCGTTCTCGCGGGAGTATCTCCGCAATCGACTGCTGTCGAACTACGGACGACTGGCTCGCTTCGCGAGCGCGGTTCCCCGGCTGACGAACTTCGTCGCGGGCCTGTCGGTGACGACGTGGTTCAACGAGCGCGTGCTGGGGATCACGAGCGAGCGAGCGTTCCCGGCGTTCGCGACCGAAACCTTCCGCGAGTGGTGGCGAGACCGGGGCGGCGCCGCTGCCTCGAGAGAGCGCGCGCGAACCGCGCAAGCGGAACGGGGCGAGGACGCCGCGACCGACGAGAAACGTGTCGCCTACTTCCACGGCGACTACGCGAACTACAACACACCCGACGTCGGGAAGGCGCTGGTCCGGGTGTTCGAACAGTTCGGGTACGAGGTCGTCGTTCCCGACCAGCGCTGTTCGGGCACGCCGATGTTCGCAAACGGAATGCTCTCCGACGCCCGCCGGGCCGCACAGTTCAACGTCGAGACGTTCCGCGAACTCGTCGAGGAGGGATACGACGTCGTCTGTTCGTGTACCTCCTGTTCGATGGCGCTGCGCCAGGAGTACCCCGAACTGTTCGACTTCGAGGGAACCGAGACGGTCGCGACGAACACCTACGACGCCGTCGAGTACCTGCGAATCCACGAGGACCTCGAGGGCGAACTCGCCGAGACCGACGGCGTCGACGGCCCCGACCTCGCCTACCACGCGCCCTGTCACGCGCGCAACCAGGGACTCGACGGCCAGGCTCTCGAGGTCATCGACGCGATCGACGGTGTCGAAGCCCACGACGTCGGCGACTCCTGTTCTGGCATCTCGGGTACCTACGGCTGGAAGAGCGAACACTACGAGACCTCGATGAAGATCGGCGAGGAGATGTTCGAGCACATGGAACAGGCCGACGCAGAGACGGGCCTCACCGAGTGTCCCACCTGCGCAATGCAGATGGAACACGGGACCGGCTACGAGATCAGACACCCACTCGAGGTCCTCGAGGCGACGCTCCTCACGGACGACCGGACGGAGCACTAA